A window of Glycine soja cultivar W05 chromosome 13, ASM419377v2, whole genome shotgun sequence genomic DNA:
aaatacataAATCAAACATTGAGAATCCTCTTTCGAATCATTTGCCAAATacttttcatctttcaaaaacaaatctcaattttttcttaaaaaaagaaacagatctcaaatcaattaaaaaaaatctcacaaaTACCATTTCTTCCCAAAAttccagattttatttcttcaaactcACGCTTCGATCAAATGCTTGTAGGTGTTAGAGGTAAACCCGGAAATCATTGCATTCCAAGAGACAATGTTACGCACTGGCATGGAGTTGAACACCTTAACTGAATTCTCATTCTCTCCCAACTTTGCATACATGTTGAGAAGAGAGGTACCAACAATTGTATGCATAAAAAATCTCGTGACAACAACATGGGCATGCACCATCTCACCCAACTCAACCGAATCCAACCCCACACATAACTGCAAAACAGCAGAGAAGGCAAACCCATCTGGCAACATGCCTTGGTCCAACATCATGCAAAACAGCTCCACCCCATCACGGTAGTAACTGTGTTCGTTGGACGCGACAATCATGACAGTCCACAAAAACACGTTTCTTTGGGGCATTCCATCAAACACACTACGAGCAGCTTCATAGTCATTGCGTTTGGAGTACACATGAACTTGGTAATTAGAAAGCACCAACAAGCCATGGTCACCAAAACCTGATTTTAAAACATGCCCATGAATGCAATTTGCCTGCGTAAGAGAGTTGCTTTCATCGCTGTTGGAAAAAACTCAAATACCACGTCACCTAAACATAAAGTCaagttaaaatatatgaatgaaGTACAACCCTACTCTATTTCTTTAAAGGAGTGTGAATATTTCTTCAATATATGATACAAGATCACAACCAAATATATGAGttgcataaaaaaatcattaatcacAGTCAAAACTCTGTTCCATTATGATGGCTGATTATGGAAGCTTTTATTTATCTCTCTCATCAACTGTAGATAATATATGCAAGATTATATATATCATGCAAAATTTGAACTTGGAATGTAATATGAAGGTTGACCTCTTTGCTAAAATATTCGTGTTGGCACAAAAATTAAGTTGAAAGCTCaaattggtatatatatatattttttccatgaccaatgttttctttctttttctataccTAGTAGTATATTACTTTGAAACCTATAGACATTTTGTATGCATATATACCTGAGCAGCACCTCTAGACAATTACGGTTTAACCTTTATTGCCTCGATACCCATTTCTTATTCTTTAATTATGCTAaggcttatatatataattgaatagCGTCCCAACAATTATTTGTTCAACAACTCAAAATTTTAATCTCTAGTTCcacctcctttttgtttttattttggccCTTTGCTACTCTCTCTTTATATGTGCTACGTACCGATTTGACTCAAGATAATTTGGGATCCCATCGTGATGTTTACTAATTAGAATTATCTCCATGATGTCTTttcccaaataataaaatgaccTATTTTCCTGATCATACAACGCTACGTACAATCTTTGTTCTGGaataatgtatataaatatttgtttggtTAATATTGTACTATATAGTTTAAGGGTAGGACGGCTACTTACGTCTAGCATCTTTAAAGGGGAAAAGATTAATTAGTAAGCTCGTAAAGAATAAAACACAAAAACCGtgcaataaaaatatacaataatacaaCTAAGTTATATAATAGCTAGTCAACATTTATGATATGGTCCATGCATGTGCTACGCAAGCGATGACGGGAGAAGAGTTGTAGATTGTCTCCTGTGGGTTATCTTCATGCCATTAGCCCAGGAATTTGGATAAGGATTTGTTTCCCCAAAAGCTGATTTACAAtaaagtcttttatttttattgagttCCTTCCATTaacaatagaaattaaaattacattcttttgattttattctttaCCATAATTGAATCGACctttatttttgtgatttacCACAAATATTGATGTACCAAATAAATGCTTTGACCTGCTCATAATTGTTTTGGCATTATCCAACAAATAATTGATtgaaatatacatataaaaaaggTTATTGTAGCATCTAGTTATTCAATATTCATACaagaataaaatgataatttcatggttagattaattaattgattagaAAATGAATAGAGCATTGTAAACAGAATGTGGTCGTAATTGAGGCTAATTATATATACAagtaatcaaatttaattttgatctcaGTACGGTATGATTCTCCCACATACTATATTGTCTATAATCTCCGAACTACAACGTGAACTTCTTaaacttttatcattttcagTCAAGTAAATTTTACATATTCTTGTTTATTAATTGAGTGCCCTTATAGCTTTCTTTTTAACAACTCTTAGCCTTgtacattaatataaattaataactttaaTAATCCCTAACCTTATATATCAGTATTATCTtcaatcattttcatttttgtcattgtaattatattaaaaacttatattaaattataaacaaattggAAGTGTTTGAAGTTACAACGTCCATGCCATAAAAGAAGGTTTTCTAAAGTGTCgcgattacaatatatatatatatatattgtaaatgaCTAGGTGTAGAAATCCCCTTAACTCTCCCCTAAGTATATTCTTCCGGCTTTTTTAATCAAATGGGTgcgaattttgtaatttttttttcgtatGGGGAtggattttaaattattatccaACAATAGGATGTTTTAAGTTAGAAGTCGATgttatgatttattaatttttttaactgaaatcagtttaaacttttttttttattttagaactttgaagtgttaagtttaatttttttaatatattttatgactctgtaattttttttttttactttacgtgtaaagttttttgttttgggatttataatttacttgtattttttttgtttttttttgttttgatttcagtttatttaaaaaattgtaaataattatatttattaattattaaataaataattttaattttatttgttattagttttatttaatatcttgtatACATTTTtgatatgattttatttgatatgttatatatttttttatttaaaatattttatatattttttgaatattattttatttaatatattctgtgtatttaaaatttagataattttttaataattttattgaattttatttattttttaaatgaaataaataatgaaaaatactcaaattttaaaaaactaaaattttaaaacaaataactttatattattaatatagtttttacttttattataagttaacattaataaaaaaatataaagttatttgttttaaaattttagatttttaaaatttgaatattttgcattgtttatttcatttaaaaaataaataaaattcaataaaattattaaaaaattatctaaattttaaatatacaaaatatattaaataaataataataaaatatatataaaatattttaaataaaaatattaaaaaatatataacatattaaataaaatcatatgaaaatatatacaatatattaaataaaaataataacaattaaaattaaaattatttatttaataattaaataaatataattatttataatttttttaaaaaacttgaaagcaaaacaaaagaaaatacaagtaaataaaaaatcgtaaaacaacaacttaaaaaaaaagagttacgCCTTCGAagttgtaaaatataaaaaaaaataaacttacgactttaaagttgtaaaataaaaaaacacgtataattttaaagttgtaaataaaaaaaattcatcttgtaaaaaaatttataatttaagttaaaaaaaagttaattagtcTTAACACTTGTACAACTTCTCtcttttcaataataatttaaaactcAGCCTCAAATGAAAAAAGTCTAAAAAATTTGCCCTGGTATAAAAACCTATTGTTCCCCTTCTAAACCCCTTCATATTATGTGAATAATACCATCTTCTCTAATTCAATTTATCCCCAATTTCGTTAGCGAAACCTTTTCAATCATGatatttatcttaaatatttcttaacaaaataaaagtttcattctttcttaaaatatttcaaaataagcCCGGGCACCTAATGGGTTGACACCTAATTCAAATAGAAAGCAATAACATCTCCTGGCCAATTTGTTTCATATAATTacagaatttttttcttttaattttttttccatgattTTCAACCCGGCCTTTCTCACGTACAGGCAATGAAAACTATTACATTTAGTTTTCTTCTGTggctaaatatattttcaatccctaataaatatctgaattttatatttattttttgataattttatcccattagatttttaataaaacaataattttattttttatttttgattctttttttaatccctgataaattagaaaattttgtattttgttcctcataatttttttatttgttattagtcttttttataacaaatgaaaaataattatcagacaacaaacacaaaattgttaatttataaaGATTCAAAAAAGTGTCAAGGatctaaaacaaattttttgttttatcagaaaacaaaaatgaaaaaaaattattagataacaACCACAGATATTTATTAGagattacaaatatattttatcttttttttaaataaatcagcataatttttttagtgccAAACTTACtgcaaaacataatttattaactctttctccctttttttcagGTTCTGCTCATATTTTAGAGATTCAGTTTTGCTTGATCAGCCAGGTGTCTAATTGCTGAGTTATTAAGGTATGAGAGGGGAACACTCATTGAACCTTTTTAGCACCATTGTCTTCAGCAGCATCTCCCTTGGTTGTGATAACATGCTTAGCCATTATCTCCAACTCCAACCACTTTATAGCATCATTGTCTCTGTTGTCATCATCTATCTGGTGTTTACCAGTTACAGCTAAGGATTAAGATCTTGTCGGGGTGTTTCAGTCTTAAAGAACTGCATTCATGAAAAATGTAGCATCTCAGACCTATTGAGGAATCAGTTCTCCACAGGGGAATTtggtcaaattttaaaattaaagaaatataagtTTGATATTTGCATCACTTTTACACAATTCAGGTTCCTACACAATCTCACTCTCAGGTGTGTGGGTTCTGAATGGTAAATTAGTAACATATTCTTGTGCAAGATTTTGATGtaaatgataatgatatatTAGAATCATTTCCAGAACCAAGAAGAgattaaacaaacaaaatatcttttatgacactttctttcaacaaaaaatattacatagtaTACGTGAATAAAGCTGCAGAGTGCAAATGGAGAATGCCATTTAAACTTGCCTAATCATTGAGAAGGACAAAAATCCCCAGGATCTAATATTACTCGGATAAAATCAACAATAAGCTGTAAGGGGACTAAGATGTAGATGCAGTTGTGTGCAATGCTACTAAGGAAGCATAGTCACCTCCTTTGTTGAGTAATGCTTCATGTTTTCCCTTTTCTGCTATTACCCCGTTTTTAACTACTGCGATTAAATCTGCACCCTTAATAGTGGATAGCCTATGAGCCACTACTATTGTGGTTCGGTCCACCATAACGCAGTCTAGTGCATCCTGAACCACTTTTTCAGACTCAGCATCCAGTGCACTTGTGGCTTCATCTAGTAGTAATATTTTTGGAT
This region includes:
- the LOC114381718 gene encoding pentatricopeptide repeat-containing protein At3g16610-like; this translates as MGIEAIKVKPDESNSLTQANCIHGHVLKSGFGDHGLLVLSNYQVHVYSKRNDYEAARSVFDGMPQRNVFLWTVMIVASNEHSYYRDGVELFCMMLDQGMLPDGFAFSAVLQLCVGLDSVELGEMVHAHVVVTRFFMHTIVGTSLLNMYAKLGENENSVKVFNSMPVRNIVSWNAMISGFTSNTYKHLIEA